Proteins encoded together in one Mus pahari chromosome 9, PAHARI_EIJ_v1.1, whole genome shotgun sequence window:
- the LOC110326798 gene encoding transmembrane protein 198-like isoform X2, with the protein MEKASLPLTITSHPRPFNQQLPEPPAPRCVLEPQDSLDLAPALVCALCCCFGIIYCCFGYRCFKAVMFLSGLLSGALVIFLLCHKERVLETQLSLEVSAGIALGIGLLCGLVTMLVRSVGLFLTGLLLGLTLGAGTLLGTEPVYQPHSAWVPVGGLMGLALLGALLTLRWPRPFTVLGTALLGAAVLVACADYFLEGLALGTRLGERLQALPELPPLCWYSWVLLGTWPVLGALGTLAQWKLMAEEQGSHTNVILSHQRRHLQLLRIHQQEAKRHRNSSGTGLCGGSYRSQLPPNIRSPAPVSRRVGHPCWA; encoded by the exons ATGGAGAAAGCCTCGTTGCCTCTGACTATAACATCTCACCCAAGGCCCTTTAACCAACAACTCCCAGAGCCTCCAGCCCCGAGATGTGTCTTGGAACCCCAGGACAGCCTCGACTTGGCCCCTGCCCTTGTGTGTGCCCTTTGCTGCTGCTTTGGAATCATCTACTGCTGCTTTG gcTACCGCTGCTTCAAGGCAGTGATGTTTCTCTCCGGTCTGCTGTCAGGAGCCCTGGTGATCTTCCTCCTGTGCCATAAAGAGCGGGTGCTAGAGACACAGCTGAGCCTGGAGGTGAGCGCAGGCATCGCGCTGGGCATCGGACTCCTCTGCGGCCTGGTCACCATGCTGGTCCGCAGTGTCGGGCTCTTTCTGACCGGTCTCCTGCTAGGTCTGACCCTGGGTGCTGGAACCTTACTGGGCACTGAACCCGTCTACCAGCCACATTCAGCCTGGGTGCCAGTCGGCGGACTAATGGGACTGGCACTGCTGGGAGCCCTGCTCACACTTCGGTGGCCACGTCCATTCACAGTCCTGGGCACAGCACTGCTAGGTGCTGCGGTGCTGGTGGCCTGTGCTGACTACTTCCTGGAAGGACTGGCACTGGGCACTAGGCTGGGTGAACGCCTGCAGGCACTTCCAGAGTTGCCTCCTCTCTgctggtatagctgggtcttgctGGGAACCTGGCCAGTCTTGGGGGCTCTTGGGACACTGGCCCAGTGGAAACTCATGGCTGAGGAACAAGGGAGCCACACCAATG TGATCTTGAGCCACCAGCGAAGGCATCTCCAGCTCCTTCGGATCCATCAGCAAGAAGCTAAGAGACATCGGAACTCTTCTGGGACAGGACTGTGTGGAGGCAGCTACCGGAGCCAGCTTCCCCCCAATATCCGGAGTCCAGCTCCAGTGAGTAGGAGGGTGGGACACCCTTGTTGGGCGTAA
- the Mmp19 gene encoding matrix metalloproteinase-19 isoform X1: protein MDWQQLWLAFLLPMTVSGRALGPTEKEAVLDYLLQYGYLQKPLEGADDYFRLEDITEALRTFQEASELPVSGQMDDATRARMKQPRCGLEDPFNQKSLKYLLLGHWRKKHLTFRILNVPSSLSLPRVRAALHQAFKYWSSVAPLTFREVKAGWADIRLSFHGRQSPYCSNTFDGPGKVLAHADIPELGSIHFDKDEFWTEGTYQGVNLRIIAAHEVGHALGLGHSRYTQALMAPVYAGYQPFFKLHPDDVAGIQALYGKKSRETGDEEEETEMLTVSPVTEKPGPMPNPCSSEVDAMMLGPRGKTYAFKGDYVWTVTDSGPGPLFRISALWEGLPGNLDAAVYSPRTRRTHFFKGNKVWRYVDFKMSPGFPMKLNRVEPNLDAALYWPVNQKVFLFKGSGYWQWDELARTDLSRYPKPIKELFTGVPDQPSAAMSWQDGQVYFFKGKEYWRLNQQLRVAKGYPRNTTHWMHCSPQTPDTDSLTRDVTPSTTDTVLGTTPSTLASLSFSANVTLLGA, encoded by the exons ATGGACTGGcagcagctgtggctggcctTCTTACTTCCCATGACAGTCTCAGGCCGGGCTCTGGGGCCTACAGAGAAGGAGGCAGTCTTG GATTACCTGTTGCAGTATGGGTATCTACAGAAACCTCTAGAAGGAGCTGATGACTACTTCAGGCTAGAAGATATCACAGAGGCTCTAAG aactttccaggaAGCATCTGAACTGCCCGTTTCCGGTCAGATGGATGACGCCACAAGGGCCCGTATGAAGCAGCCCCGTTGTGGTCTGGAGGATCCCTTCAACCAGAAGTCTCTTAAATACTTGCTTCTGG GCCACTGGAGAAAGAAGCACTTGACATTCCGCATCTTAAACGTGCCCTCCAGCCTCTCACTCCCCAGAGTCCGAGCAGCCCTGCATCAAGCCTTTAAGTACTGGAGCAGCGTGGCTCCTCTGACCTTCCGGGAGGTGAAAGCTGGTTGGGCTGACATTCGCCTCTCTTTCCATGGCCGCCAAAGCCCTTACTGCTCCAATACCTTTGATGGGCCTG GAAAGGTCCTGGCCCATGCTGACATCCCAGAGCTTGGAAGTATACACTTTGATAAAGATGAATTCTGGACTGAAGGGACCTACCAAGGAGTGAATCTGCGCATCATTGCGGCCCATGAAGTAGGCCATGCCCTGGGACTTGGGCACTCCCGATATACCCAGGCACTCATGGCTCCTGTCTATGCTGGCTACCAGCCCTTCTTCAAGCTGCATCCAGATGATGTGGCAGGGATCCAGGCTCTCTATG GCAAGAAGAGCCGGGAGAcaggagatgaggaggaagagaccGAGATGCTCACTGTGTCTCCAGTGACCGAAAAACCCGGTCCCATGCCAAACCCCTGCAGCAGTGAGGTGGACGCCATGATGCTGG GGCCTCGTGGGAAGACCTATGCTTTCAAGGGTGACTATGTGTGGACTGTAACAGATTCAGGGCCAGGCCCCTTGTTCCGAATATCTGCCCTTTGGGAGGGGCTTCCTGGAAACCTAGATGCTGCCGTCTACTCTCCCCGGACACGACGGACTCATTTCTTCAAGG GAAACAAGGTGTGGCGGTATGTGGATTTCAAGATGTCTCCTGGCTTTCCCATGAAACTCAACAGAGTAGAACCCAACCTGGATGCAGCTCTCTATTGGCCTGTTAATCAAAAGGTGTTCCTTTTTAAG GGCTCAGGATACTGGCAATGGGATGAACTGGCCAGAACTGACCTTAGCCGCTACCCCAAACCAATCAAGGAACTGTTTACTGGAGTGCCAGACCAACCCTCGGCTGCTatgagctggcaagatggccaaGTCTACTTCTTCAAGGGCAAAGAGTATTGGCGCCTTAACCAGCAACTTCGAGTGGCAAAGGGCTATCCCAGAAATACGACACACTGGATGCACTGTAGTCCTCAGACACCAGACACTGACTCATTAACCAGGGATGTTACTCCTTCAACCACAGACACAGTCTTGGGTACCACTCCATCAACCTTGGCCTCCCTCTCATTCTCTGCTAATGTCACCCTGCTAGGGGCCTGA
- the Mmp19 gene encoding matrix metalloproteinase-19 isoform X2, whose protein sequence is MDDATRARMKQPRCGLEDPFNQKSLKYLLLGHWRKKHLTFRILNVPSSLSLPRVRAALHQAFKYWSSVAPLTFREVKAGWADIRLSFHGRQSPYCSNTFDGPGKVLAHADIPELGSIHFDKDEFWTEGTYQGVNLRIIAAHEVGHALGLGHSRYTQALMAPVYAGYQPFFKLHPDDVAGIQALYGKKSRETGDEEEETEMLTVSPVTEKPGPMPNPCSSEVDAMMLGPRGKTYAFKGDYVWTVTDSGPGPLFRISALWEGLPGNLDAAVYSPRTRRTHFFKGNKVWRYVDFKMSPGFPMKLNRVEPNLDAALYWPVNQKVFLFKGSGYWQWDELARTDLSRYPKPIKELFTGVPDQPSAAMSWQDGQVYFFKGKEYWRLNQQLRVAKGYPRNTTHWMHCSPQTPDTDSLTRDVTPSTTDTVLGTTPSTLASLSFSANVTLLGA, encoded by the exons ATGGATGACGCCACAAGGGCCCGTATGAAGCAGCCCCGTTGTGGTCTGGAGGATCCCTTCAACCAGAAGTCTCTTAAATACTTGCTTCTGG GCCACTGGAGAAAGAAGCACTTGACATTCCGCATCTTAAACGTGCCCTCCAGCCTCTCACTCCCCAGAGTCCGAGCAGCCCTGCATCAAGCCTTTAAGTACTGGAGCAGCGTGGCTCCTCTGACCTTCCGGGAGGTGAAAGCTGGTTGGGCTGACATTCGCCTCTCTTTCCATGGCCGCCAAAGCCCTTACTGCTCCAATACCTTTGATGGGCCTG GAAAGGTCCTGGCCCATGCTGACATCCCAGAGCTTGGAAGTATACACTTTGATAAAGATGAATTCTGGACTGAAGGGACCTACCAAGGAGTGAATCTGCGCATCATTGCGGCCCATGAAGTAGGCCATGCCCTGGGACTTGGGCACTCCCGATATACCCAGGCACTCATGGCTCCTGTCTATGCTGGCTACCAGCCCTTCTTCAAGCTGCATCCAGATGATGTGGCAGGGATCCAGGCTCTCTATG GCAAGAAGAGCCGGGAGAcaggagatgaggaggaagagaccGAGATGCTCACTGTGTCTCCAGTGACCGAAAAACCCGGTCCCATGCCAAACCCCTGCAGCAGTGAGGTGGACGCCATGATGCTGG GGCCTCGTGGGAAGACCTATGCTTTCAAGGGTGACTATGTGTGGACTGTAACAGATTCAGGGCCAGGCCCCTTGTTCCGAATATCTGCCCTTTGGGAGGGGCTTCCTGGAAACCTAGATGCTGCCGTCTACTCTCCCCGGACACGACGGACTCATTTCTTCAAGG GAAACAAGGTGTGGCGGTATGTGGATTTCAAGATGTCTCCTGGCTTTCCCATGAAACTCAACAGAGTAGAACCCAACCTGGATGCAGCTCTCTATTGGCCTGTTAATCAAAAGGTGTTCCTTTTTAAG GGCTCAGGATACTGGCAATGGGATGAACTGGCCAGAACTGACCTTAGCCGCTACCCCAAACCAATCAAGGAACTGTTTACTGGAGTGCCAGACCAACCCTCGGCTGCTatgagctggcaagatggccaaGTCTACTTCTTCAAGGGCAAAGAGTATTGGCGCCTTAACCAGCAACTTCGAGTGGCAAAGGGCTATCCCAGAAATACGACACACTGGATGCACTGTAGTCCTCAGACACCAGACACTGACTCATTAACCAGGGATGTTACTCCTTCAACCACAGACACAGTCTTGGGTACCACTCCATCAACCTTGGCCTCCCTCTCATTCTCTGCTAATGTCACCCTGCTAGGGGCCTGA
- the LOC110326798 gene encoding transmembrane protein 198-like isoform X1: MEKASLPLTITSHPRPFNQQLPEPPAPRCVLEPQDSLDLAPALVCALCCCFGIIYCCFGYRCFKAVMFLSGLLSGALVIFLLCHKERVLETQLSLEVSAGIALGIGLLCGLVTMLVRSVGLFLTGLLLGLTLGAGTLLGTEPVYQPHSAWVPVGGLMGLALLGALLTLRWPRPFTVLGTALLGAAVLVACADYFLEGLALGTRLGERLQALPELPPLCWYSWVLLGTWPVLGALGTLAQWKLMAEEQGSHTNVILSHQRRHLQLLRIHQQEAKRHRNSSGTGLCGGSYRSQLPPNIRSPAPSYLQSLRECELAPCTQATGPHCPGPGF, translated from the exons ATGGAGAAAGCCTCGTTGCCTCTGACTATAACATCTCACCCAAGGCCCTTTAACCAACAACTCCCAGAGCCTCCAGCCCCGAGATGTGTCTTGGAACCCCAGGACAGCCTCGACTTGGCCCCTGCCCTTGTGTGTGCCCTTTGCTGCTGCTTTGGAATCATCTACTGCTGCTTTG gcTACCGCTGCTTCAAGGCAGTGATGTTTCTCTCCGGTCTGCTGTCAGGAGCCCTGGTGATCTTCCTCCTGTGCCATAAAGAGCGGGTGCTAGAGACACAGCTGAGCCTGGAGGTGAGCGCAGGCATCGCGCTGGGCATCGGACTCCTCTGCGGCCTGGTCACCATGCTGGTCCGCAGTGTCGGGCTCTTTCTGACCGGTCTCCTGCTAGGTCTGACCCTGGGTGCTGGAACCTTACTGGGCACTGAACCCGTCTACCAGCCACATTCAGCCTGGGTGCCAGTCGGCGGACTAATGGGACTGGCACTGCTGGGAGCCCTGCTCACACTTCGGTGGCCACGTCCATTCACAGTCCTGGGCACAGCACTGCTAGGTGCTGCGGTGCTGGTGGCCTGTGCTGACTACTTCCTGGAAGGACTGGCACTGGGCACTAGGCTGGGTGAACGCCTGCAGGCACTTCCAGAGTTGCCTCCTCTCTgctggtatagctgggtcttgctGGGAACCTGGCCAGTCTTGGGGGCTCTTGGGACACTGGCCCAGTGGAAACTCATGGCTGAGGAACAAGGGAGCCACACCAATG TGATCTTGAGCCACCAGCGAAGGCATCTCCAGCTCCTTCGGATCCATCAGCAAGAAGCTAAGAGACATCGGAACTCTTCTGGGACAGGACTGTGTGGAGGCAGCTACCGGAGCCAGCTTCCCCCCAATATCCGGAGTCCAGCTCCA AGTTATCTGCAGAGTCTTCGTGAGTGTGAGCTGGCACCATGCACCCAGGCCACGGGCCCCCACTGTCCTGGACCTGGATTCTGA